A region of the Ranitomeya variabilis isolate aRanVar5 chromosome 5, aRanVar5.hap1, whole genome shotgun sequence genome:
tggatcgcccccaggcgcagggcaatggggtgctcgacaccgggtccctctgtctcggttctgggggatgtcacggtggcccgacccggtcaatGGCCTTGCTGAGGGCCGCTCAATTAAAGGTGAAGATACAAAAAGAGCAcagcgaggtcaaaaatactctgttgtaaaaaagtcACAGTAAATAAGCACGTGCTagtcaaaaaatgaaaatacagggtatttagttaatacgtttttttgcaaaaaaaatgtatattaagctgctccaccaatcgacaaggtatacccataatagagcagtcctatctaatgtatataatccctatctgatgtatttaaaaacctgatcatctgtatagtacctgtataagcagggttcagagagaagatatccatgtggacatgctggaTGGAACAGCTTCAATGCAAAtggcccacagaggagtggtggactccccaatcttgtagaaacaagagaacgatTATAGAACcaaaaacacatgggctacttgcacagtgaacaagtctgtagaaacctgttcacaccaccaagaaacttgaagacacaaaaagagcacagcgaggtcaaaaatactctgttgtaaaaaagtcacagtaaataagcaagtgctagtcaaaaaatgACAATACAGGGTATTTAgttaatacgtttttttgcaaaaaaatgtatattaagctgctccaccaatcgacAAGGTATACCCATAATAAAGCAGTCCTatctaatgtatataatccctatctgatgtatttaaaaacctgatcatctgtatagtacctgtataagcaggttcAGAGAGaaaatatccatgtggacatgctggaTGGAACAGCttcaatgcaaatgacccacagaggagtggtggactccccaatcttgtagaaacaagagaacgatTATAGAACcaaaaacacatgggctacttgcacagtgaacaagtctgtagaaacctgttcacaccaccaagaaacttgaagacacaaaaagagcacagcgaggtcaaaaatactctgttgtaaaaaagtcacagtaaataagcaagtgctagtcaaaaaatgACAATACAGGGTATTTAgttaatacgtttttttgcaaaaaaatgtatattaagctgctccaccaatcgacaaggtatacccataatagagAAGTCCTatctaatgtatataatccctatctgatgtatttaaaaacctgatcatctgtatagtacctgtataagcagggttcagagagaaaatatccatgtggacatgctggaTGGAACAGCTTCAATGCAAATGGCAATGTGGACATGCTGGATGGAACAGCTTCAATGCAAATGGCCATGTGGACAAGCTGGATGGAACAGCTTCAATGCAAATGGCAGAGATgattatggatcgcccccaggcgcagggcaatggggtgctcggcaccgggtccctctgtctcggttctggaggatgtcacggtggcccgacccggtcagtggccctgctgaggggcgctcaattaaaggtgtaagtttgtacagtgttcgtgacgccacctgtggtattcggtcagggtgaccgacgctgctgggggtccgctggggtgatggaatggcagctagatggtataccttcccacaggcgaagtatgtccccagggcttcccgaaatgtgtggatgatgatagtggtcgttgtaaggcgcgatgaataacgaggacacagggttgcagtctctttaccttttactgaagacttcagagtccatagtccagagtaccgctcacagggctggctgagtccggccggtccgaaggcacatccagagttcccttagccaggaggaaatcagtagccttcctactagcgcttgagtgttgtagtacctccctgctgagcaccacgggaaagtcctcacacccttcgtagatatttctgatgttctctctctctgtcccccagataatatggataggacaacccgtatgacggggtaggcctggagttaatttatagggaccctagagacgcccctctcccacaattgcctccgtgtcttcttaggtatttaggttgggcagccaacttggaattaactgtcctgcctttgtttggagtaatgcgtagagtcagtactccctcggtgttccggccacaggctatgcgcctcggaaggaggctgccgatctcggggcaggactcctcccggtactatctccttgtgctgttggagcgcccccaccgtcgcagggtcgtggggtacccggcaccgggcctctctgtctcggttctgggattgtcacggtggctagacccggtccgtgaccctgctaaggggcgtccaatgaaagttgagagtgatgatgtgtggtgcagggtacgatgaataacgaggacacaaggttgcagtctctttacctctttactgaaggcttcaggatcctcaatccagagtacggttaacagggctgtctgagaccggccggtccgatggcacctccagacttccctttgcaggtggaaatctgtgccttccttctagcgcttgtgtgttgtagtccttccctgctgagcaccacgggatagtcctcacagctgttgtgtctgtttctgatgttccctcacaactgattctgatgttcttctccgtcccccagatgatatggctaggacgcacccgtatgacgggtaggcctggagttcttccgggaccctagagtcgcccctctcccactgttgccccctatgtctgcttaggtgatttaggtgagacagcccgcctataactgactgtcctgccgtaggtttgaagtaaggcttggagccagtacttcctcggcgtttccggccaccggctacacgcctcagtaggatgttgcctcgatcttacagcacgactcctactggtgttttctccttgttgctttgatctcgtttctcactcttgacaataaacctcacttcttgtcctttcttggggtaccgccgcgatgaagtgcaggcgcggtcccgtaacgttccttctgttcgctaggcctctgtcaggatcccacccctgacatggaccccctgaatcttcctctgcaacaccctctgccacaggatgttgcctggttccaacccagtcagctttctgcctcacTTTCTAtcgaacccccagttttaccagactgtgaggagtggcctaatacatagtgccctttgctccccctggaggccagactgtgaagtgtattggtgtctgtgatacctggtcaggtgaactccttcagtgccaccagacgtaccatcactccccttagcggcggagcgatgttactgcaacgaccaggtctctggggcgctgcactgtgacttcggttctcactctccacaatatacttcgcttcgtgtcctttcttaggatcctgccgcaatgatgtgcaggcgcagctccgtaacgttctatctcttgctagacctctgtcaggatcccacccctgacaggacctctctgggtcaaacccaggctgcttctccctcgatgttgtctggtcgaagcccagtctgcttttttctgactcacttcctatccaacccaccagttttacccgtgtatgcggagtgccctagtagatagaagctttgctccccctggtggacttgaatgtgaagtgtagtgtgtgtctgtgatacctggcaaggtgaactcctttagtaccatcagacgtaacgtcactccccctggtggaagagcgacattactgcaacgaccaggactctggggcactgcaattacctgctgaagcctccaaacaaatgcactagcagggcgcatcggacccgagtaatgatggcaaaaacacaggtgcaaaaaataccgatgaaacaaccactttcaatccagtattggctgtttggcattagtgcacaaaaagataagcgatagtctgtatgtggcattgttcacacaggcaatgcagagcatctggtctacagcctattactaacgcacatacaggcgggctgcccagtgctacaaaatgcatgctgtgtgactagaggcctacagtttacagagccatcttggtccgactgcgccctgcaagataaagtgcaaaaaaaccacatatcaatgtatgtaaggtattagtttatattggggcctcaatacgtaagccggcaacccacgtcaagggtccttacattttgccggtcctaacgctaaacattgagtaaaagctcacagacacaaaaagaggacttaaaaatcctccaaaaattgaaaaaaatcacatagaaaaaagcagagatgattacctgctgaagcctccaaacaaatgcactagcagggcgcatcggaccagaATAAAGGTTAATAGGGCGGTTTCCCGTTTTATGGTTCGGAATGGGGCTCTTGTGATTTGCCACGTAGATTTAGAGTCGGGAACGGGCGAGTATTGGAGAAAGGATGGTGTCCACTTGAATGCCATCGGCTTGGACTTATGGTGTCTAGCGGTGCAAGAGGGTATCGAAAAAGGGCTGCTGTTGTGGCGGGACACAAATGTCTGAGGCGTCAGGACATTTGTGTTGGTGGCGGGGGggaaagaggtcctcgaagttggtggtgctaaGAAATGACGGCTTGGAGGGGGGGGATTtttaagatcctggactccccctggtgtggttTTGAAAATGGAAAGGAAATTGGTGGTTATACAGTCGAGATGACTGGGGCCGTGGGATTCTGGcggatattggccgggcgagtcttttaagcgtctctgagctggtgcctagcggctagaggcaaggacacgacctggaggccaaattaTGGAGATTGGATATGACTTGGTTAattcttggggcttcgaggaccgtcTTCCCTGGGGTTTAATGTTAAGAAATTAAACTGTTATGTTTGAAtgttaataaaaaggctgctgtggccaatttatccaaacgaACGTGTGATGAGTAGTCATTGGGGTATGGGTTAAAGGAGTGCGGGGAACAGGTGGTTAGAAGAGTTTTTAGGTTAACGGTCAGTTTTAAGTGAAACTCACGGGCATCACGAATACCCAATGTCATGTAACagaacagggataatgcacacagtgatgtcacagtacagggataatgcacacagtgatgtcacagtacagggataatgtacacagaaatgtcacagtacagggataatgtacccAGGCAGTTACAGCCATGCTAGCAGTGTATTTCTGGAGTCCTAGACAGAGGATGGACCAGTACATCCATCTCTAAGGGTCTGTTCCCATATGTATTTCCTGTGCGGACCTCCGTCCATAAAAATATTAACGCGAAATATGCAGCAGTACAGAATTTACTGATGCAGATTTCATTGCAAACTGGTAGGGGGGATAAGCCGCAAGGGAGAAATATTCACTGACATTTGCTGTATAACATATTATTGATATTATTattgatagtattttttttaatgatttctaTGATGACACATACTGTGATGAAATCCTTCCTCCCATCTGCAGACCTCCGCAGTACTGCTGCTGTCTCACTAGTGGGTGCTGTTGTGTAGTTCTCTTATGAAATGTGCTGAatgactcagctctgctacatctgacaagctGCGCTCTTTGCATTCTCTATTTTCTGAAGTGCCGGCTTTCATGAGAACTTTGGAAGAAGGAAAGCATCGTAGATAGTAAACACCCGGATAAGACGTAAACAGGCGGTAATCTCTTATTATCCAGCAATATACCAAAGCTATAAACAGGGCGATGACTCCTTGCACAAATTTACATGAAAATAAACAGGATTATATCTAGAATAGCTCAGGGAAATTATGAGCTGCAGGGACCTGTACTCATCAAGCACCCCAGCATTACGCAGGGCGGGGGAGGTGACCTGTATACACAATTTGGGGTTTGTTACCATGTAAGTCGATGAGTCCATGGAAAACTcccgactgcactcggatgacatctgagtgcagtctgatttatgCGCACTGATACAATCTTTTCctcatcacactctgatcagtcACTGATGAGACTGATCAGCGTTTCATTGGCATAGTCagcccaattctctcggatgagggaATCTACGGCCGTCTGCACCTGCCATTAGTCTACCGGCACAAGTTTGTTTGACACTTGCAGCTAATCATATCTTTGATCCACCCATATTTCCAAAACGTCAGAAGGTAAGGATCCGCCATACAGTATCGATCATTTAGAACTTCCTTGCTGATTCCAGTCCCACACCGGAGGTGCTGCCTGAACACAGACGCGTCTCATTTAAAATGCAGGTGAGCCCAATAAAAAGGCAATTAATACATTGAATTTCTTCCTCCTCCATGCCCGTAATCCACCCATGTGAATATAATAATACAGTTTCCTGGGCGCACACCCATGCTGCAGCATGCACAATTACCCAGATATATTCAATAGGAAACATAGAATTATCAGGAATTAGTGACATTATCATATAGCAGAGCCAAATACTGTATTAACACTGATTTCATCATTGATTttgtgccttttttctgcaataaaAATATTTTAAGGGCTCGCACAGATAATCGTATTAttgggccgagtgccatccgaCAAAAAAATTTGTTCGCACTCTCACCAgggttagtctatggggccgtaaACAAATCTGATATTTTCCTCAGACCAAGACTATCCAAGGAAAAACAATTTGGATTCAATCTTCAGATCTCACTCGGGCGTGCGAGTCTATGGGTATGTGGTAAccgtcggactgcactcggatgacatctgagtgcagtctgatttccccaGCCTCACAGAATGTACTCTGATCACAGCGGGATTAGCCTAATTGATCCGATTTTCTTAGATCGCAAAAAATATGCTCTGTGtccagcctaaggccggggtcacattatcagtatttggtcagtattttacatcagtatttgtagccaagaccaggagtggaacaatcagaggaaaagtataatagaaacatccaaAAACCAAACAAGAGTCTGCCGCGCTCCAACACAGATGGGTGAACAAATGTCTACGTAACACTGCTCACCTGATAGTGCTAGTGTTCAACCGTGTTAGCACAGTCCCGGAGCTGAAGTAGCAACACCAGATCGGTGTGCCCAAAGTCACCGGTGTATCCGCTGCCTTGGCTGGGTCTGcagatggggagcgtcctccctgaacaCCGGAAGTAGCTCCTGGAGAGCTGGAGTGTGCTGATCGGCGGTgtgcctcggccgaaggcgccgccgtGTGTGAGCAAGGTGTACGAGGGGCGtggtagagcggtgacgtcacctgtccgtagaagacgggcatgtacaggggccaatgaccgacgcgtttcgagggagacgtccctcttcctcaaggttaTGGTCCCTGTACTAACGCTAAACCTATATACCCCTCGTCATCCTCCCTGCTCCTGAGCCAATTTTCCTAATGACCTCGCCAGCACCCTGCAATTAGTGGCATGCAGTATATGACACATGAAAACACCTATACTGAATTGCGCATGACCGCTAATCCCTCTTATTACACGGATAAAACGACCTCCTGTTTtccaaattaaaattaaaatttatttattatttattgatccccaactaatatataaaaaatgtaacaTGTATAAATGTGTATAAATAAGTAAAATTTTTTATTCAAATGCTAAAATGACCCCACCTTACCCTTTGATAAACTTGATCCTAAAAAATTTGATCCTAAAAAATTATTATTGCCCGAACAGAGCTATATTTAAAAAGAATTATCAGTACTGCACACTGATAATTCTTTTTAAATATAGCTCTGTTCGGGCAATAATAATTTTTTAGGATCAAATTTTTTAGGATCAAGTTTATCAAAGGGTAAGGTGGGGTCATTTTAGCATTTGAATAAAAAATTTTACTTATTTATACACATTTATACAtgttacattttttatatattagttggggatcaataaataataaataaattttaattttaatttggaAAACAGGAGGTCGTTTTATCCGTGTAATAAGAGGGATTAGCGGTCATGCGCAATTCAGTATAGGTGTTTTCATGTGTCATATACTGCATGCCACTAATTGCAGGGTGCTGGCGAGGTCATTAGGAAAATTGGCTCAGGAGCAGGGAGGATGACGAGGGGTATATAGGTTTAGCGTTAGTACAGGGACCAtaaccttgaggaagagggacgtctccctcgaaacgcgtcggtcattggcccctgtacatgcccgtcttctacggacaggtgacgtcaccgctctaccaCGCCCCTCGTACACCTTGCTCACACacggcggcgccttcggccgaggcacACCGCCGATCAGCACACTCCAGCTCTCCAGGAGCTACTTCCGGtgttcagggaggacgctccccatctgCAGACCCAGCCAAGGCAGCGGATACACCGGTGACTTTGGGCACACCGATCTGGTGTTGCTACTTCAGCTCCGGGACTGTGCTAACACGGTTGAACACTAGCACTATCAGGTGAGCAGTGTTACGCAGACATTTGTTCACCCATCTGTGTTGGAGCGCGGCAGACTCTTGTTTGGTTTTTGGTTGGTTATTTGGGCAGGTCCGCACATCCCACCTGCCAGGGTGCCAGCAGCTCACACAGTACAGTATTTTAGGACAGCGCCAGTGTACCTTTGTTgtttataatagaaacatatgcacctcttctgcatttatcacccacgcctggtcttggcttacaaatactgatgtaaaatactgaccaaatactgatagtgtgaccccggcctaatagtgtCATTTTTATTTGCACCTTATTCATTATTTGAGCCTTTTTAATTAACATTTGtggtttcatttctttttttttttctccattatgGCTATGGTTTTAGATATCCATTGTTTTAggcttttttaaattttgcaaaaattttgtgCATTTGTACCTTTGTCTGCCTAATTTTTTTAGGGGGCATTTAAAGGCTAACATGCAACATTGTAAAGTTTAGGGCGCAGTCTGATCCTCAGTTGCAATGGTAAGggcgcattgcaatcctcggactggtcatcggctctcctgacctgagcgtgacggcACGTATTTCTTTGTGGCTGTCATCCTCAGGTCAACAGAACCGATGACCAGTCCGAGGATTGTGATGTGATCCTCGGGCGAgcaatatggccgtctgactgcgccattATCGAGAGAATCGTGCAGCAATTTAATCTAAAAAGTGCAAAAAGACCAAAAACAATAAGCGTATTTGAATTCATGCCAACTCATCAAATTGTTTTAATATATTCAGTGCAACGTCCGCCAGTGCAAGGACTAgacaagaaaaaatatattttttttaaaacccatCATCGgatacttaggccatgttcacactgacATTTGCACATTTCGTTTGCCTGTACTATTCAGAATAATAAAAATTCATGTCCAAAATGTGATCTGCTGCATCACTGATGTAAATGGAAGCAGTGGGACCCCACGGATTATTATGGGGTCCGTCTGGGTTCCATTATGTGTTCTTTTTTAGAACAGATACAAAAGACCTGAATGCAGCTTTTATCTGTTCTGTAAACTAAAAGAACCCAGATAGACCCCATAATAATTATTGGGGTCCCTTTTATCGATTTACATCAGTTATGCATCCGATActtgtcggacatgtctgttcctaAAAACAGAGCCAAATGCaggtgtgaataaagccttagctGGTACAGACAGTAAAATTCTGAGACTGTTGCATATATCTGACTGGGGTTTGCAAAAATAACCCGCATATTAAACAACCCTATGAAAAAATTTAAAGTTACAGAAAACTGCAAAAAACTCTGCCGCATGTGAATACACCTTGAGTTTACTTGCAGCCtaatgtaaaaaaatttttttttttttttttttaaaacaagggAATTTTATTATGAAACTTAAGGATTTGGGGTGGAATTTCTGCAGAATGTGTACACACCACAGGACTTATTCCGAGACGAAGAGGTTAAAGTCCCAATTCCTCGCCCTCCCTGTGGGCGGATGATGTCAGCAGGGCTCAGGATATAAGGCGGGGGAGAGCTCACTCACCACCAGTTGTGGCATTCACAGCTTCAGCAATAAGCTACAGTGATCCCACTGCCTAGACCCCACTGCCAGCACCATGTCCACCTCATTGAGAGTCAGCCCCTCCGTCCATGGCTACCGGTTTGACACCGCTTCCCGAAAGAAAGCCACAGCCAACATCTTTGAGGGTGTGGACCAGGAGTCCCTGCAGAAGCTCTTTAAAAAGACTGGTGATAAGAAAGCAGAGGACAGAGCCCGCATCATCTTCTGCATTGACCAGGACAATGAGGAGAAAGCCAGGGCACTACTGGCACTAAAGCAGAGGACTAGGGACAAAATCCTGCAATTCCTCAAGCTCCGCAAACTTCCCATCAAGGTGATCTGAGCTCCTTGGCCGCAGAACTTTCAATCTAAGCTGAAAAGTCTGATCTGAAGACTGATCTGGAGGAAGAGGATGGTCGGGCAAGCCTGTCACCCACTGCCAAAACTTATCTCGGGTGAAGAATTGAGAGACTGTTCTGCAGAGCTTGCACTCTAATCGTAAGAGACTGTCCTGCTGTGTTGGAAGCATGTGCTCGAAAAGAGACTGTTTCAGAGGACTGAGCGCTCCCTCCAGAGCTGAGAGGAGACTGCACACGACTCCAGAGTGACAGAAGGAGAAGCAGAGAAataaggactatgtggggcccccatggctgtacccaGGAAATGTGCTTTTAAGGGCCCTGCAAGTTCTCCCAAGCAGAGCTATGGGGAGACCCAGAGGACTGGCGAGAGATAATGATGACTTTTTTGGTGCTGTAATACTTCATTTATGCTATTCATCATGTTTTCTATATTTTGTTAATAAATTGTTTTATAGTTTACATTTCTTCTTctattgttttatttctaatgCAACCAGTGGGCCGTTCATATATCAATGTCGCATCCTCTGCCCTGATCAGCTGTTGTGGGACTACTAGTCCTAGTGTGATCTCCTTGGGCATGCTGGGGTTTGTAGTTGCACATCAGCAGATAACCTATGTGTTTCTGAAGTCCGCTTCCTATATATGAATATTTTTGGACACATCTTcctcttcttcctttttttttcctgtcttcttcTTTTGGTTAATTCTGACAATCTGGTATAATTCAGCAGTGATATAAATTCCTCTTGTGTTTTATAAACTGCAACCTACCTATTGATGCAGGAAAATAGTTGAAAGATATATGATgaccggtcattaaggggttaaatcaatccTGCCTATTAATGAAATAAAGGAGGTGAAAACATGACAgccggtctttaaggggttaaaacaaaccaACTAATTACCGTTATGCAGGAAAATAAGTGAAAATATGGTAACtagccattaaggggttaaagcaaacttCCTAATTGATGCAGTGAAACAGGTGAAAATATAGCCTAACTGgctactaaggggttaaaacaaacctACCCTATTAATGCAGTGAAAGAGATGAAAATGTATGCTAACTGgctattaaggggttaaaataaacctACCTATTAATGCAGGAAAATAGGTGAAAATATAACTTAGCCGGCCATTTAGGGGTTAAAATAAACCTACAATTTATTAATGCACGAAAATAGTAGCTAATAAGTGATAGCTGGctagtaaggggttaaaataaacctATGTAATAAATAATGCAGTATAATATGGATCTGGGCAGCTGTCACAATGGAAGGTTTCCTTGTCAATAGGCACCGGGTACTTTGCGGTCACCTTGGTGGTGCTGTCTAAatgtatatgtagcagagccgaatttGTCATCGTGGTATAATCTGCACAATAAGTCAGGATAATGCAGGAGGATCACCTGCAGCTCTGTAAGACAGGCTGTTATCTCACAAGTGATGCTGAATAcaaactgggctctgctacatctgaatgaCGGTATCAAAAGGATAATCCTGCTCCATCCTAGATGTGAAGCTACAAATACTGTAGAATTCTATATaacacagtatgtgtgtgtgtgcatatatatatatatatatatatatatatatatatatatatatatatatatatatatatatattatataccgtgATTCCTTAATTTAAAGTCATATGTAAGTTACAGCAGAAATTCTTTGCATTCCAGTGAAATTGAAGTTTCATCACTGTAGATGTATCATGGGCGAGTATATATATACGCCTGGAGCTAAAGGCCAGCACCTGATTACATATCTAACGTGTGAACACAAGCATGATGGTTATTGCATCATATAAAGTCATCATCAGCTgtcatggatgtagcagagccgaatatGTCAGCATCTTTGGTGTTTTGCCATCAGGATATATGAGTTTTCGTTGGtttatctgcagtcctatgtaaaaccactGCTCCCTATGAGTGAGCAAATCCAGCTCTACTATGCAAGTGGATACGCTTGAGCTGCTAGAATAGCAGGGGTAtaggatgatgggagttgtagtactACACTCCTACCAACAGCTGGAGAATGTGGTTCGGTAATTCCCATGCCATGTTTGGTCTGAAAATTCTTCATCTCTGTACAAATCTAACTGGTGATGCCAGGCAGCCTGCCCATTCCAGATAGCAGTGTCCGAGTGTCCTACAACTACAGGACGTGGGCGCTGTGTGCTCAGGCATTACAGGGTGCGGCCACGATGTGCTTAGGTATTACAGGACGCGGGCACCGTGTGCTCAGGTATTACAGAACGCGGGCACCATGTGCTCAGGTATTACAGGACGCGGGCACCGATTGCTCAGGTATTACAGGACAGGGGTACTGCGTGTTCAGGTATTACAAGATGGGGGCACCGTGCGCTCAGGTATTACAAGACAGGGGCACCGTGTGCTCAGGTATTACAGGACGCGGGCACCGTGTGCTCAGGTATTACAGAACGCGGGCACCATGTGCTCAGGTATTACAGGACGCGGGCACCGATTGC
Encoded here:
- the TCIM gene encoding transcriptional and immune response regulator, which translates into the protein MSTSLRVSPSVHGYRFDTASRKKATANIFEGVDQESLQKLFKKTGDKKAEDRARIIFCIDQDNEEKARALLALKQRTRDKILQFLKLRKLPIKVI